A region of Oryzias latipes chromosome 18, ASM223467v1 DNA encodes the following proteins:
- the LOC101175352 gene encoding SH3 domain-containing protein 19 isoform X9, with translation MAEARTDEEQESLRRESREQVVRRQPGSSAGRPDRRKPEQRHSQGPLSSIRAAIKRSSPRPTSLTETPADRERDRNRRPQITILSAEPLPSTSWFPGVAAGIPPPPPPAAQIWGATIPPSIQPPPSYEEVIKEKTQEQVLLPSSSPFPSINIATQTEAGPEPEQSGAERPGRPPRPPPPDKSTGDITVPSSQSAPCSQARVDTDSRGCALPETSSPPSATCAAQSDLLDLCFAAPPHDGAAGRPRPLPRSRAGLQPLRKEVKVQTLVKLRDDGAATLASRAEGSGSQQEGGQGRYLQELLQAFSSDDWGFPDHHGDGGEPSQSDSEEREEDEEDMATLKLRIQAFEQQQEAERPEPRPRPRLQGQPGRSVPPVIAPKPKTFSPAPKPSARVSLDDGCRSADQGQPETAETSSQELNPKPQTAAEASASGPSSSEPGPIRTDKKPSLAPKPRSVTETPSAASPTPVPAPRPPPPKLPTSSPLNPTPPPRPAAAPRASVGASPADRRSSVTPGGSPTSVQSAGVKAGSVCAGAPTKPAAPASARRTSAPNLATRAAPVSQSPPDPNTKPTSSPPKPAGQAPPTCPAPALRKADRTHSKTPAADPPLPPRPAGAKPLPIRPPPIKSIPSRPPPPAVNLHSSSNQIPSKAAPPPSSSPGNTRAQKGGKRGPPLPPRPKPGHPLYNSYMKQEVLIVLDDPNPDPSEQVSKETKDPSSTPLILPSQELLDTPPEDTRSKPALEDLQSILPVKPVELKDQPDPAPVSGPRCVARFDYEGEEDDELTFSRGDVIALQEVMGDEWGRGQIHGKSGIFPLNFTEVLEPLPPAVTSSPGESGKVTLEETPDSALTESSQDSEGEEWVVALFDFPGQTAEDLSFQKGALIRVTERVDAEWLRGRLDGREGLFPASFAQAQPIPDQQSPVGRAAKALFNFTAEREDELTVKVGDVITQVESVDTDWILGLMDGKRGIVPKNYISFL, from the exons ATGGCCGAGGCTCGGACCGACGAGGAGCAGGAGAGCCTGAGGAGGGAAAGCCGGGAACAAGTGGTCCGACGGCAGCCGGGAAGCTCCGCAG GTCGCCCGGACAGACGTAAGCCGGAGCAGCGCCACAG CCAAGGTCCTCTGTCATCCATCAGAGCCGCCATCAAGAGAA GCTCTCCCCGGCCCACCTCCCTCACAGAGACGCCCGCGGACCGAGAGCGCGACAGAAACCGCAG ACCACAGATCACCATCTTGTCAGCGGAGCCGCTTCCCTCCACTTCCTGGTTTCCCGGCGTGGCAGCGGGAATCCCGCCCCCGCCTCCGCCCGCCGCACAGATCTGGGGAGCcaccatccctccatccatccag ccGCCTCCTTCTTATGAGGAGGTGATCAAGGAGAAGACGCAGGAGCAGGTACTCCTTCCTTCTTCCTCGCCGTTCCCTTCAATAAACATCGCCACTCAGACGGAGGCGGGGCCTGAACCTGAGCAATCTGGAG CAGAAAGACCAGGGAGACCGCCGCGGCCTCCGCCCCCCGACAAATCCACCGGTGACATCACCGtccccagcagccaatcagctcCCTGCTCTCAGGCCCGTGTGGATACGGACTCTCGGGGCTGCGCCCTCCCTGAAACGAGTTCTCCTCCAAGCGCCACTTGTGCGGCTCAAAGTGACCTGCTGGATCTGTGCTTTGCAGCTCCTCCTCACGACGGGGCTGCGGGGCGCCCCAGGCCCCTCCCCCGCTCTAGAGCCGGACTTCAGCCGCTCAGGAAGGAGGTCAAAGTTCAGACTTTGGTGAAGCTTCGGGACGACGGCGCCGCCACATTAGCCAGCCGTGCTGAAGGCTCCGGCTCGCAGCAGGAGGGGGGCCAGGGGAGGTATCTGCAGGAGCTGCTCCAGGCGTTCAGCTCAGACGACTGGGGCTTCCCCGATCACCACGGCGACGGCGGAGAGCCCAGCCAATCAGACAGTGAAGAGagagaggaggacgaggaggacaTGGCGACCCTGAAACTGAGGATCCAGGCGTTCGAGCAACAGCAGGAGGCAGAGAGACCTGAGCCGCGACCACGCCCCCGTCTCCAGGGGCAACCAGGCAGGTCGGTCCCCCCCGTGATCGCCCCAAAGCCTAAAACCTTTTCGCCCGCCCCCAAACCGTCAGCCAGGGTTTCTCTGGACGATGGATGCAGGTCTGCGGATCAGGGTCAACCAGAAACCGCTGAAACCAGCAGCCAGGAGTTGAACCCGAAACCCCAAACGGCTGCAGAGGCATCAGCCTCTGGTCCTTCCTCATCAGAACCGGGCCCCATCAGAACCGATAAGAAACCCTCTTTAGCTCCGAAACCGCGGTCCGTAACGGAGACCCCCTCAGCCGCTAGCCCCACCCCTGTTCCTGCGCCGAGGCCGCCGCCCCCCAAGCTCCCCACCTCCTCCCCGCTGAACCCCACACCCCCGCCGAGACCCGCGGCGGCTCCCAGAGCCAGCGTGGGTGCTTCCCCCGCGGATAGGAGAAGCAGCGTGACTCCGGGGGGGTCTCCAACCAGCGTCCAATCAG CGGGGGTGAAAGCAGGAAGTGTCTGCGCCGGCGCCCCAACCAAACCTGCAGCTCCGGCTTCCGCCCGTAGGACGAGCG CTCCAAACCTGGCAACCAGAGCCGCTCCAGTTTCACAATCACCTCCAGATCCAAACACTAAACCAACGTCCTCGCCTCCTAAACCTgctggacaggctccgcccacaTGTCCCGCCCCCGCGTTGAGGAAAGCCGATAGGACCCACAGCAAGACACCGGCCGCagaccctcctcttcctccacg CCCTGCAGGTGCGAAACCCCTCCCTATTCGACCTCCTCCAATCAAATCCATCCCGAGCAGGCCGCCGCCTCCAGCCGTCAACTTGCACTCCTCGTCCAATCAAATTCCTTCCAAGGCTGCTCCGCCTCCCTCGTCTTCACCCGGTAACACCCGGGCCCAGAAGGGAGGGAAAAGAGGACCGCCTCTGCCACCACGGCCTAAACCCGGACACCCGCTCTACAACAGCTACATG AAGCAGGAGGTTCTGATCGTCCTGGACGACCCAAACCCGGATCCTTCTGAGCAGGTctcaaaggaaacaaaagaccCCTCCAGCACCCCCCTCATCCTGCCGTCGCAGGAGCTCCTGGACACCCCACCTGAGGACACCCGATCCAAACCGGCCCTAGAGGACCTCCAG TCCATCCTGCCTGTGAAGCCTGTGGAACTGAAGGACCAGCCAGACCCCGCCCCTGTCAG CGGCCCCCGCTGCGTCGCCAGGTTCGACTACGAGGGCGAAGAGGACGACGAGCTCACCTTCTCCCGGGGCGACGTCATCGCCCTGCAGGAGGTGATGGGAGACGAGTGGGGGCGGGGCCAGATCCACGGGAAATCCGGGATATTTCCCCTGAACTTCACGGAGGTGCTGGAGCCCCTCCCACCGGCGGTGACATCATCACCAGGTGAAAGCGGCAAAGTCACGTTGGAAGAAACCCCAGACTCAG CGTTGACAGAAAGCTCTCAGGACTCAGAG GGGGAGGAGTGGGTGGTGGCTCTGTTTGACTTTCCCGGTCAGACCGCAGAGGATCTGTCCTTCCAGAAGGGGGCGCTGATCCGAGTGACGGAGCGTGTGGACGCAGAGTGGCTCAGAGGAAGGCTGGACGGCCGAGAGGGCCTCTTCCCGGCATCCTTTGCTCAGG
- the LOC101175352 gene encoding SH3 domain-containing protein 19 isoform X2: MTPAESPNSQPRPRFLDALHQSGGRPERTGGPSRRTESGRKEGKGRAEKINPHVCRRKEEKEYFSGRLVLDCKQGRADRVITVDREEEEEGGRPDRRKPEQRHSQGPLSSIRAAIKRSSPRPTSLTETPADRERDRNRRPQITILSAEPLPSTSWFPGVAAGIPPPPPPAAQIWGATIPPSIQPPPSYEEVIKEKTQEQVLLPSSSPFPSINIATQTEAGPEPEQSGAERPGRPPRPPPPDKSTGDITVPSSQSAPCSQARVDTDSRGCALPETSSPPSATCAAQSDLLDLCFAAPPHDGAAGRPRPLPRSRAGLQPLRKEVKVQTLVKLRDDGAATLASRAEGSGSQQEGGQGRYLQELLQAFSSDDWGFPDHHGDGGEPSQSDSEEREEDEEDMATLKLRIQAFEQQQEAERPEPRPRPRLQGQPGRSVPPVIAPKPKTFSPAPKPSARVSLDDGCRSADQGQPETAETSSQELNPKPQTAAEASASGPSSSEPGPIRTDKKPSLAPKPRSVTETPSAASPTPVPAPRPPPPKLPTSSPLNPTPPPRPAAAPRASVGASPADRRSSVTPGGSPTSVQSAGVKAGSVCAGAPTKPAAPASARRTSAPNLATRAAPVSQSPPDPNTKPTSSPPKPAGQAPPTCPAPALRKADRTHSKTPAADPPLPPRPAGAKPLPIRPPPIKSIPSRPPPPAVNLHSSSNQIPSKAAPPPSSSPGNTRAQKGGKRGPPLPPRPKPGHPLYNSYMKQEVLIVLDDPNPDPSEQVSKETKDPSSTPLILPSQELLDTPPEDTRSKPALEDLQSILPVKPVELKDQPDPAPVSGPRCVARFDYEGEEDDELTFSRGDVIALQEVMGDEWGRGQIHGKSGIFPLNFTEVLEPLPPAVTSSPGESGKVTLEETPDSALTESSQDSEGEEWVVALFDFPGQTAEDLSFQKGALIRVTERVDAEWLRGRLDGREGLFPASFAQAQPIPDQQSPVGRAAKALFNFTAEREDELTMKVGDVITQVESVDTDWILGLVDGKRGIVPKNYISFL, from the exons ATGACTCCAGCAGAATCCCCCAACAGCCAACCGCGGCCTCGCTTCCTGGACGCTCTCCACCAATCAGGAGGCCGGCCAGAGCGGACGGGCGGTCCGAGCAGACGCACAGAAAGTgggagaaaggaaggaaaggggCGAGCAGAAAAGATCAATCCTCACGTCTGTaggagaaaggaagaaaaagaatatttttcagGACGTTTAGTTCTGGACTGCAAACAGGGCCGAGCCGACCGGGTTATCACTGTGGAccgagaggaagaggaggaaggag GTCGCCCGGACAGACGTAAGCCGGAGCAGCGCCACAG CCAAGGTCCTCTGTCATCCATCAGAGCCGCCATCAAGAGAA GCTCTCCCCGGCCCACCTCCCTCACAGAGACGCCCGCGGACCGAGAGCGCGACAGAAACCGCAG ACCACAGATCACCATCTTGTCAGCGGAGCCGCTTCCCTCCACTTCCTGGTTTCCCGGCGTGGCAGCGGGAATCCCGCCCCCGCCTCCGCCCGCCGCACAGATCTGGGGAGCcaccatccctccatccatccag ccGCCTCCTTCTTATGAGGAGGTGATCAAGGAGAAGACGCAGGAGCAGGTACTCCTTCCTTCTTCCTCGCCGTTCCCTTCAATAAACATCGCCACTCAGACGGAGGCGGGGCCTGAACCTGAGCAATCTGGAG CAGAAAGACCAGGGAGACCGCCGCGGCCTCCGCCCCCCGACAAATCCACCGGTGACATCACCGtccccagcagccaatcagctcCCTGCTCTCAGGCCCGTGTGGATACGGACTCTCGGGGCTGCGCCCTCCCTGAAACGAGTTCTCCTCCAAGCGCCACTTGTGCGGCTCAAAGTGACCTGCTGGATCTGTGCTTTGCAGCTCCTCCTCACGACGGGGCTGCGGGGCGCCCCAGGCCCCTCCCCCGCTCTAGAGCCGGACTTCAGCCGCTCAGGAAGGAGGTCAAAGTTCAGACTTTGGTGAAGCTTCGGGACGACGGCGCCGCCACATTAGCCAGCCGTGCTGAAGGCTCCGGCTCGCAGCAGGAGGGGGGCCAGGGGAGGTATCTGCAGGAGCTGCTCCAGGCGTTCAGCTCAGACGACTGGGGCTTCCCCGATCACCACGGCGACGGCGGAGAGCCCAGCCAATCAGACAGTGAAGAGagagaggaggacgaggaggacaTGGCGACCCTGAAACTGAGGATCCAGGCGTTCGAGCAACAGCAGGAGGCAGAGAGACCTGAGCCGCGACCACGCCCCCGTCTCCAGGGGCAACCAGGCAGGTCGGTCCCCCCCGTGATCGCCCCAAAGCCTAAAACCTTTTCGCCCGCCCCCAAACCGTCAGCCAGGGTTTCTCTGGACGATGGATGCAGGTCTGCGGATCAGGGTCAACCAGAAACCGCTGAAACCAGCAGCCAGGAGTTGAACCCGAAACCCCAAACGGCTGCAGAGGCATCAGCCTCTGGTCCTTCCTCATCAGAACCGGGCCCCATCAGAACCGATAAGAAACCCTCTTTAGCTCCGAAACCGCGGTCCGTAACGGAGACCCCCTCAGCCGCTAGCCCCACCCCTGTTCCTGCGCCGAGGCCGCCGCCCCCCAAGCTCCCCACCTCCTCCCCGCTGAACCCCACACCCCCGCCGAGACCCGCGGCGGCTCCCAGAGCCAGCGTGGGTGCTTCCCCCGCGGATAGGAGAAGCAGCGTGACTCCGGGGGGGTCTCCAACCAGCGTCCAATCAG CGGGGGTGAAAGCAGGAAGTGTCTGCGCCGGCGCCCCAACCAAACCTGCAGCTCCGGCTTCCGCCCGTAGGACGAGCG CTCCAAACCTGGCAACCAGAGCCGCTCCAGTTTCACAATCACCTCCAGATCCAAACACTAAACCAACGTCCTCGCCTCCTAAACCTgctggacaggctccgcccacaTGTCCCGCCCCCGCGTTGAGGAAAGCCGATAGGACCCACAGCAAGACACCGGCCGCagaccctcctcttcctccacg CCCTGCAGGTGCGAAACCCCTCCCTATTCGACCTCCTCCAATCAAATCCATCCCGAGCAGGCCGCCGCCTCCAGCCGTCAACTTGCACTCCTCGTCCAATCAAATTCCTTCCAAGGCTGCTCCGCCTCCCTCGTCTTCACCCGGTAACACCCGGGCCCAGAAGGGAGGGAAAAGAGGACCGCCTCTGCCACCACGGCCTAAACCCGGACACCCGCTCTACAACAGCTACATG AAGCAGGAGGTTCTGATCGTCCTGGACGACCCAAACCCGGATCCTTCTGAGCAGGTctcaaaggaaacaaaagaccCCTCCAGCACCCCCCTCATCCTGCCGTCGCAGGAGCTCCTGGACACCCCACCTGAGGACACCCGATCCAAACCGGCCCTAGAGGACCTCCAG TCCATCCTGCCTGTGAAGCCTGTGGAACTGAAGGACCAGCCAGACCCCGCCCCTGTCAG CGGCCCCCGCTGCGTCGCCAGGTTCGACTACGAGGGCGAAGAGGACGACGAGCTCACCTTCTCCCGGGGCGACGTCATCGCCCTGCAGGAGGTGATGGGAGACGAGTGGGGGCGGGGCCAGATCCACGGGAAATCCGGGATATTTCCCCTGAACTTCACGGAGGTGCTGGAGCCCCTCCCACCGGCGGTGACATCATCACCAGGTGAAAGCGGCAAAGTCACGTTGGAAGAAACCCCAGACTCAG CGTTGACAGAAAGCTCTCAGGACTCAGAG GGGGAGGAGTGGGTGGTGGCTCTGTTTGACTTTCCCGGTCAGACCGCAGAGGATCTGTCCTTCCAGAAGGGGGCGCTGATCCGAGTGACGGAGCGTGTGGACGCAGAGTGGCTCAGAGGAAGGCTGGACGGCCGAGAGGGCCTCTTCCCGGCATCCTTTGCTCAGG
- the LOC101175352 gene encoding SH3 domain-containing protein 19 isoform X5, which translates to MTPAESPNSQPRPRFLDALHQSGGRPERTGGPSRRTESGRKEGKGRAEKINPHVCRRKEEKEYFSGRLVLDCKQGRADRVITVDREEEEEGGRPDRRKPEQRHSQGPLSSIRAAIKRSSPRPTSLTETPADRERDRNRRPQITILSAEPLPSTSWFPGVAAGIPPPPPPAAQIWGATIPPSIQPPPSYEEVIKEKTQEQVLLPSSSPFPSINIATQTEAGPEPEQSGAERPGRPPRPPPPDKSTGDITVPSSQSAPCSQARVDTDSRGCALPETSSPPSATCAAQSDLLDLCFAAPPHDGAAGRPRPLPRSRAGLQPLRKEVKVQTLVKLRDDGAATLASRAEGSGSQQEGGQGRYLQELLQAFSSDDWGFPDHHGDGGEPSQSDSEEREEDEEDMATLKLRIQAFEQQQEAERPEPRPRPRLQGQPGRSVPPVIAPKPKTFSPAPKPSARVSLDDGCRSADQGQPETAETSSQELNPKPQTAAEASASGPSSSEPGPIRTDKKPSLAPKPRSVTETPSAASPTPVPAPRPPPPKLPTSSPLNPTPPPRPAAAPRASVGASPADRRSSVTPGGSPTSVQSAGVKAGSVCAGAPTKPAAPASARRTSAPNLATRAAPVSQSPPDPNTKPTSSPPKPAGQAPPTCPAPALRKADRTHSKTPAADPPLPPRPAGAKPLPIRPPPIKSIPSRPPPPAVNLHSSSNQIPSKAAPPPSSSPGNTRAQKGGKRGPPLPPRPKPGHPLYNSYMEVLIVLDDPNPDPSEQVSKETKDPSSTPLILPSQELLDTPPEDTRSKPALEDLQSILPVKPVELKDQPDPAPVSGPRCVARFDYEGEEDDELTFSRGDVIALQEVMGDEWGRGQIHGKSGIFPLNFTEVLEPLPPAVTSSPGESGKVTLEETPDSALTESSQDSEGEEWVVALFDFPGQTAEDLSFQKGALIRVTERVDAEWLRGRLDGREGLFPASFAQAQPIPDQQSPVGRAAKALFNFTAEREDELTVKVGDVITQVESVDTDWILGLMDGKRGIVPKNYISFL; encoded by the exons ATGACTCCAGCAGAATCCCCCAACAGCCAACCGCGGCCTCGCTTCCTGGACGCTCTCCACCAATCAGGAGGCCGGCCAGAGCGGACGGGCGGTCCGAGCAGACGCACAGAAAGTgggagaaaggaaggaaaggggCGAGCAGAAAAGATCAATCCTCACGTCTGTaggagaaaggaagaaaaagaatatttttcagGACGTTTAGTTCTGGACTGCAAACAGGGCCGAGCCGACCGGGTTATCACTGTGGAccgagaggaagaggaggaaggag GTCGCCCGGACAGACGTAAGCCGGAGCAGCGCCACAG CCAAGGTCCTCTGTCATCCATCAGAGCCGCCATCAAGAGAA GCTCTCCCCGGCCCACCTCCCTCACAGAGACGCCCGCGGACCGAGAGCGCGACAGAAACCGCAG ACCACAGATCACCATCTTGTCAGCGGAGCCGCTTCCCTCCACTTCCTGGTTTCCCGGCGTGGCAGCGGGAATCCCGCCCCCGCCTCCGCCCGCCGCACAGATCTGGGGAGCcaccatccctccatccatccag ccGCCTCCTTCTTATGAGGAGGTGATCAAGGAGAAGACGCAGGAGCAGGTACTCCTTCCTTCTTCCTCGCCGTTCCCTTCAATAAACATCGCCACTCAGACGGAGGCGGGGCCTGAACCTGAGCAATCTGGAG CAGAAAGACCAGGGAGACCGCCGCGGCCTCCGCCCCCCGACAAATCCACCGGTGACATCACCGtccccagcagccaatcagctcCCTGCTCTCAGGCCCGTGTGGATACGGACTCTCGGGGCTGCGCCCTCCCTGAAACGAGTTCTCCTCCAAGCGCCACTTGTGCGGCTCAAAGTGACCTGCTGGATCTGTGCTTTGCAGCTCCTCCTCACGACGGGGCTGCGGGGCGCCCCAGGCCCCTCCCCCGCTCTAGAGCCGGACTTCAGCCGCTCAGGAAGGAGGTCAAAGTTCAGACTTTGGTGAAGCTTCGGGACGACGGCGCCGCCACATTAGCCAGCCGTGCTGAAGGCTCCGGCTCGCAGCAGGAGGGGGGCCAGGGGAGGTATCTGCAGGAGCTGCTCCAGGCGTTCAGCTCAGACGACTGGGGCTTCCCCGATCACCACGGCGACGGCGGAGAGCCCAGCCAATCAGACAGTGAAGAGagagaggaggacgaggaggacaTGGCGACCCTGAAACTGAGGATCCAGGCGTTCGAGCAACAGCAGGAGGCAGAGAGACCTGAGCCGCGACCACGCCCCCGTCTCCAGGGGCAACCAGGCAGGTCGGTCCCCCCCGTGATCGCCCCAAAGCCTAAAACCTTTTCGCCCGCCCCCAAACCGTCAGCCAGGGTTTCTCTGGACGATGGATGCAGGTCTGCGGATCAGGGTCAACCAGAAACCGCTGAAACCAGCAGCCAGGAGTTGAACCCGAAACCCCAAACGGCTGCAGAGGCATCAGCCTCTGGTCCTTCCTCATCAGAACCGGGCCCCATCAGAACCGATAAGAAACCCTCTTTAGCTCCGAAACCGCGGTCCGTAACGGAGACCCCCTCAGCCGCTAGCCCCACCCCTGTTCCTGCGCCGAGGCCGCCGCCCCCCAAGCTCCCCACCTCCTCCCCGCTGAACCCCACACCCCCGCCGAGACCCGCGGCGGCTCCCAGAGCCAGCGTGGGTGCTTCCCCCGCGGATAGGAGAAGCAGCGTGACTCCGGGGGGGTCTCCAACCAGCGTCCAATCAG CGGGGGTGAAAGCAGGAAGTGTCTGCGCCGGCGCCCCAACCAAACCTGCAGCTCCGGCTTCCGCCCGTAGGACGAGCG CTCCAAACCTGGCAACCAGAGCCGCTCCAGTTTCACAATCACCTCCAGATCCAAACACTAAACCAACGTCCTCGCCTCCTAAACCTgctggacaggctccgcccacaTGTCCCGCCCCCGCGTTGAGGAAAGCCGATAGGACCCACAGCAAGACACCGGCCGCagaccctcctcttcctccacg CCCTGCAGGTGCGAAACCCCTCCCTATTCGACCTCCTCCAATCAAATCCATCCCGAGCAGGCCGCCGCCTCCAGCCGTCAACTTGCACTCCTCGTCCAATCAAATTCCTTCCAAGGCTGCTCCGCCTCCCTCGTCTTCACCCGGTAACACCCGGGCCCAGAAGGGAGGGAAAAGAGGACCGCCTCTGCCACCACGGCCTAAACCCGGACACCCGCTCTACAACAGCTACATG GAGGTTCTGATCGTCCTGGACGACCCAAACCCGGATCCTTCTGAGCAGGTctcaaaggaaacaaaagaccCCTCCAGCACCCCCCTCATCCTGCCGTCGCAGGAGCTCCTGGACACCCCACCTGAGGACACCCGATCCAAACCGGCCCTAGAGGACCTCCAG TCCATCCTGCCTGTGAAGCCTGTGGAACTGAAGGACCAGCCAGACCCCGCCCCTGTCAG CGGCCCCCGCTGCGTCGCCAGGTTCGACTACGAGGGCGAAGAGGACGACGAGCTCACCTTCTCCCGGGGCGACGTCATCGCCCTGCAGGAGGTGATGGGAGACGAGTGGGGGCGGGGCCAGATCCACGGGAAATCCGGGATATTTCCCCTGAACTTCACGGAGGTGCTGGAGCCCCTCCCACCGGCGGTGACATCATCACCAGGTGAAAGCGGCAAAGTCACGTTGGAAGAAACCCCAGACTCAG CGTTGACAGAAAGCTCTCAGGACTCAGAG GGGGAGGAGTGGGTGGTGGCTCTGTTTGACTTTCCCGGTCAGACCGCAGAGGATCTGTCCTTCCAGAAGGGGGCGCTGATCCGAGTGACGGAGCGTGTGGACGCAGAGTGGCTCAGAGGAAGGCTGGACGGCCGAGAGGGCCTCTTCCCGGCATCCTTTGCTCAGG